TGAGATCAATATTCTCTCTCTGGCTGAATGTTTGATCATGCAGAGGAAATGGGATGAAGCGATCGATCATTACCGGATTCTGGTTGAAAAAAAACCGCAAAGTGAACCTTTAAAAGCTTATCTTGCTCAAGCTGAAGATGTTGTTGCCCGGGAAAAATATGTGAAATCAAAGGAATTATTCTATAAAGCTCAAATCGAGATCAGGAAGAAAAACGATACTAAAGCTTTAGAATACCTTCTGGAAGCAGAAGAATACGATCCTAAAAATCCGAATACACTCAATAATATCGGATCAGTTCTTCTTTTAAAGAAAGAATTTAAAAAAGCATACGGTTATTTTGAAAAAGCAGTCGTACTTGCACCTCAAAACAAAAAATTTCAGAAAAATCTGCTTCATGTAAAAAGAAAATTAAGAAAATGAGATTAAAGTATGTCTTTGCGAGTATTCTACATGCTTTTCAAACGAAGCAATCTTATTATCGTTATATTTAGAGTTGTAGATTGCTTCGGAAGAATTCGGTAAGAGAAAACCTCTCAATGACAATTTCTGCTGTTACAAAAGCAATAAGTTAAGAAAATGAAAAAAGGCTGGATCAAGTTCTTTTTCTACTTCCTGATTCTATTTATCCTCTTCTATAATCCGATTTCCGCAAGAATAATGACCGTTGCAACTGCAACTTTTCACAATCTGAATATCTCCCTTTATTATAAACAAATAGCTGCAGAAAGCGCATTCCGAAGTTTCGCTTTTTCTAAAAAAGGAGCGATCGGTCTGGGACAAATTCAGCCGATAACGGCAAAATACATCCAACCAAAAAATCCCGTTTTTTTCCTCTGGTTTCCTCCCACCAATCTTCACACTTCTGCCAAATATATGAAATATCTTCTGAAAAAATATGATAAAAACTGGAGTTTGAGTCTGGCTGCTTACAACTGGGGAGAAACAAATGTTGACAAAAGGATCGGCCAATTGAAGATAGAGAAAGAGAAGAATTATCGTGAGATTTTTTCTGATATTCCTGAAACATATGCTTTTATCGGGAAAATCATCAAGAAGGAGAAATGAAGAAATTTTTACTCTTATTTCTTTCCATATTTTCCAGTTTTGTCTATGCAAACAGTCTTAAGGATGTTTATCATAAAAATTATGGAATAATCGACCGCACTGTCCTGGTTTTTGAAG
The sequence above is a segment of the Candidatus Cloacimonadota bacterium genome. Coding sequences within it:
- a CDS encoding tetratricopeptide repeat protein codes for the protein FIISLKEKYFQKKGRELLISGKLEKAFSYFQKAVLLNDSTDNIFNLALSLLSLSKYSEAEKYFKKIYQDFPDNEINILSLAECLIMQRKWDEAIDHYRILVEKKPQSEPLKAYLAQAEDVVAREKYVKSKELFYKAQIEIRKKNDTKALEYLLEAEEYDPKNPNTLNNIGSVLLLKKEFKKAYGYFEKAVVLAPQNKKFQKNLLHVKRKLRK
- a CDS encoding lytic murein transglycosylase, whose translation is MKKGWIKFFFYFLILFILFYNPISARIMTVATATFHNLNISLYYKQIAAESAFRSFAFSKKGAIGLGQIQPITAKYIQPKNPVFFLWFPPTNLHTSAKYMKYLLKKYDKNWSLSLAAYNWGETNVDKRIGQLKIEKEKNYREIFSDIPETYAFIGKIIKKEK